In Panicum virgatum strain AP13 chromosome 5K, P.virgatum_v5, whole genome shotgun sequence, the genomic window TTCTCACTTGGCTCAGTATGCATGCCCAATTACACCGATGCAGTggtgtcggttcttccgacaaccatcgaaTGTTCCGATGGtggggcatcggttaaaccggtgcagcAGAAACTGCATCTTCTTGTCCAATTCGTCGCGGCGATCATTTGGATCCTTGAAATATATTCTATCTCTAGATTTCCACTATACTTTGGCACCTCTACGACtgattggacttgtcatcttgatggtggattAGACATGGCGTCTTGACGATAGATTGGACATCGCGTCTTGACAATGAATTAGACGTGTTGaatcatatccatgggacctaaaaactcctacaaatgtgatctcacaaacttgttagtctcattaattattaattatgttgtcactcaatcaccaaaatcacaaacaatggtctAGATGGGGCCATGTTTCTTacaatttgttaataaataaacataTGCTACATTTATCTCACGATGTGTTtaatttttgtgcaggagttgacggtcaaactAAGTCAATATAGACTGTCAACAGGCATTTATTTTGTACCTTACCCAACAATGCTCAAAACTCCAAGGTTTACCGAAAATCCAAGCTTCCAAATGAACTACTCGATGGCATGTGGTTGCACATCTTTGTTGCCTTGTCGCAATGTTAATAGGGTAGGTACGTATTGTCTCGCATGTTCCAAGGTATAGCACCACCTTTTTCTGGCTTTATTAAATTTTTTGTTACTGCTGAAGGGACAGGCTAACTACTCATTGTGACAGCATTCATGTGTTTATATAAGTCTATCACATTATTTTTTAAGACATTTGTTAAATACTTTAATGTTGCACGCACATGCAGGCAGCGCATCCAGTTAAGCTTGTCTCCAGAAAATTGTCTTGTAGAGATCGTGTGCTCAACCCTCAAAATTCTCTCGAGTTGTTAGGTTCGACCGAGCACAAATATGTATACTAGCTATAGCTATATATTGCTTAAGTACAAACTTAAATTTTCCTTTAATTATCCAAAGAAACAAAATGGACAATCTGGAATTTTCTTGCTTATTGTTACTACTACTTGTATTGACCATCGGGCAGTTTAATTTCAAAGGAGACATTGCTAGATCTTATTACCCCCAACCGGTGGTGATGTTGAAAATCACAACCGGTTCTAGACGATACAGCCAACAATGTTCTGGTTGTATCGGCATTAACCGGAGTGATGCAGGTACCACGGCGGTCCCATGTGAACCGGTTGTGACGACGTGCCGGTTATGAAGCCTGCACTACGGGGTTCGGCTAGTTTGCGtgtgttgcacacggcaaacaattgTCGGCAAAGAAGCCCTTTGCTAGATCTATGGTATTTGACCAATTTAAAATGTTGACCGCACAACTTTATGATGGCGATTTTATAGTCATTTCCATTTGTTTTAGACATTTCATACTAACTTTGTAAGATATGTCAGAAACATATATACGTAATTTTATTTCCTTGAGACATGTATGCTATGTAACAGATTGGCAGACATGAAAAATGCATGCACAACAAAGTGTAGTACAAAACCAATGAGAATCAAAAGAATGGATGAACGGCAAAAACCAAGCTTATGAAGGTGTCTGTGTGTTGAGTTGGCTGGGCACGCAcggcctcttcttcttcttcgaccTCTGATCTGATTCTGATCCATTAATTGCTGCAAGAGCAAGCACGGCGGCCTGCTTAATTAGTACAGGCGGTGGTTGATGACGCTGCACTTCTTCCTGATCTCGCCCTTGCTCCCCGCCGGCATGGGCAGCTTGCTGAGCTTGACCAGCGAGTCGGCGAAGTCCTCGTCCCAGAGCGTGCCGTTCTCGGCGTACTCCTTGACGTGGCCGAACGCCTCCTTGTCCGTCAGCAGCGTCCAGTCGGAGTGGAAGGTGACGATCTTGCCGAGGTTGTTGTGGTAGTACGAGTTGTCGAGGAAGTCGGGGATCTTGCGCACCCGGCTGGCGAACCCCGGCGTGTACCTCGCCACGACGTCGTAGTTCTCGTCGCGGACGTTGTTGTCCACGGTCGGGTTCGAGCCCTGGGAGCACTTGTACTTGAGGAGCTCGCGGTAGGCCGGCTTGATCTGGTCGGCGGGCTCGGAGAGGCGGCCGGCGAAGGACGAGCAGTGGCCCTGCCCGATGGAGTGCGCGCCGGAGAGGAtgacgagctcctccacggtgAAGTTCTTCCTGGCAAAGTTGGCGATGAGCTTCTTCACGTCGTCGGCCGAGTCCGGGAGCTCCGCCTGGGCCTCCTCGGCCTTGGAGACGAAGCcgtcgaggcggccggcggggacgtCGAAGTGGACGTGGCCGTTGCTGAGGATGCTGGACGCGTCGCGGGCGGCGTAGATGAGCAGGTCGGAGCAGGAGACCACGCCGGGGCACCTGTCCTCGACGGCGGCCTTGATCTCCTCCAGGAGGTCGAAGGCGGCCAGGCCGATGTTCACCGGCGCCTCCTTCTCCGGGTGAGGGTTCTCGTAGGACGCGTCCAGGAGGACAGACCCATCGCACCCCTGCATGATACACAAGTAAATAACAGCCCATTAATTAACTTTCATGCATGTTGTTCAGTTTGTTTACTGTGATACTCTTCAGTAGCTACTGGCTAACATACTACATTTCACCGCTCATAATTAAGCTAGGTGCCAAGTTTAATTAGGTGAATTTCCAATGAATGAAACTGTATTATATATGGATGTATGCTTACCCTGACGAAGCAGTCATGGAAGAGCAGACGGACGAGCGCGGCGCCGGTGCGGCGGTTGGCCTTGAGCGCCCTGATGACGTGCCACTTGACGATGTTCTCCAGGCCCTTGCATTTCTTGCCGTAGTACCCGACCTGCAGCTCGccggcctgcgccgccggcgcggcggcgaggagcaccGCCGCCTGGACGGCCACCAGGGCGCAGAGCACAGCCGCCGAGAGCCTCATGTTTCCCAGTAAGCTTGACCAGCTAGCTAGACGATTGGTGCTGATGATAGGATCTCAGGGGCGCTGGTGCTCTGGGGCTGGGCCTGCAGGAGTTTAAATAGCTGGTTTTGTCCACTAGTTTAACGGTTAATGATTGGGATAATGCGAGAGCACAACGAGCAAGAAGGGAACGTGGCCGCCTTGCGACCTTGCTGAATCATAATGCGTCCATGATCTCATTAGCTCCATGATACAGCCCGCACCTAAAAGGTGCTGCCGCTGACCTGGTTAAACGTGGAATTATGTGCCGATGATACAGCCAATTAGGGTTGTTGTTAGCAGCAGTCTCCACAAACTCCAAAAGGCTTCCTGGCTCTCCGGCCCTAACCATTTCTAAAACTGAAAAGGCAGCTGTTTGGATACATGCGACGTACGTATCTTGCCACGCTACATGTGTACTAGTGGTGGTGATGACATGATCTCGACATGAGTAGATTGTGCTTCGCAATCACACGGTTAACATCGTCGTCGATGTGACGAATCAAAGGCATTCATGTGCGTACAATGACGTTGTGCCGCTCAGGGTTCTGAGCCCTTAATTAACTTATTGTTACATTGATCGCTCGGATAGagactagcacacacgtacataTACGTACACCACATGGGCGACGGCTGGGACGTGTGTGAAACACAGCTTAGCTGTACCAGCAACGGTTGTAAGCATTGGTGTGTGGTCGTATGAATTGGTAGGGGTTTCGATTACGGCGTCCCATCATTTGTGCGCGCATCCAAAGGCACCTAACGTTCAACAACCCTACGGCAGAGTACACGTACTTGCTCATTATCAATTCCAGGGATGGAGAAACGAAGAAGGCTACCATTACCAATGCAAGTGAATCATCATCGCGGTCGAGCCAGGACGACACGCACGCTAGCTAGGACGGGTCACATCCCAGTTGGTTAGCTAGTTGCATTGGTCCATCGATCCGGCCGTGATGCCTGGACACGACACCTGCTGCCGACGGCCTCCCGGTCTTCGCGAAAGGCCAAGTGCTTGGGTTATCCGCGCGCGGTGTCAGCACAGCTTCGTTCGTCGTCGTCAGCACCGTTGTGAGATGGCAATTCGGGGAGGTGGTTTGGGAGCACGTACGGTTGCACCAACTCCTTCCTGCTCTTCTAGGAACTTGTCGGATATATAGGGTAAGTATATACCTGCAGCACCACCGTATGTATCTTAATGAATTGACTCTTCGGGGTTTATTACGATACAACAACTTCCTGAACGATATCGAGATTGATTGTCTTTTTTATCATGTCGCTTATTACGGTAGCTGATTTTTGCAAGAAATTCTCCTTCTGATCCATAATCTATATCGATACTTTTTtttactaaagcgagtaagattttcatccaaaattttttgtttggtGTGTTGATTTGGTCCGCCTGTGTTATTGGCAAGTGGGCCTCAATCCATCTCGTATGCGAATCGGACCAACCCCCTCCATCCACGACTTGACGTAGATCCCTATAAATTAACACACGGGCACCAAATACGTATCCAATACTTAGACAAACTttgtccgtagcaacgcacggacaTAATTGCCTAGTATAAGTCTATTAGAACATCGATCGGTACGGTACGGTCTCCACTGTTACCAATAgtaatatattatatatgttacACAGGAAGAGTTATACATTGTGAAAGTATGTAGCATAACGAATCTAGTAAATATATaaccttttatttatttatttattgtaAATTTACTATAACTTGGATTAATATGATCTTTTGTAAATTTATTTACTAAGTATAGTAACACGTAGTCATACTAATAATGATTAATATGATCTTTTGTAAGGTAACTTGGATTCTGCTTATACATGCATATACTATTCCTAAGCAAGATCTAAATCACAATACAAGGAACAGATCTGTTTTTAATTGCTATTATTTGCCAGCAGTCCTGGTGATCGATCAGCCACACCTTACCAAAGGACGAAGAAGGTGAACTTCAATCTTCAACAACATCAGTCCTTAGCTTGCCTAATCCCGTAACTATATATCCTAGATATTTGTCGTCCAAGTACTCTGCTTCTTTTTATTACGAGTGCCAAGTACACTATGTCGTGGGTTTTTGTCTACTTTCCTACTGTAACTAGAGTAGCTGACAAATCAGCATTGTGTACCTTTAAGAGTAGGAGAGCAGTCGCTGTTCTGCACTCAAACAAGTATACATAGTCTAGTCTGTTTTTCTAAATCTTGTTAATGAGTGGGATGAGTTGCTGCAACGTTTTCCTTGAAAAGGTCAGTCTCCTCTTAGACCGAACAAGTTTAATCTAAAACCCAGCTTCCTTTGAAAAGGTACGCTCATAATAGACTGAAAATCAGCTTCTGATgaacttgttttttttcttatgtAAGGACCCAGCTGTCTGGAGACTGGAGCCGCATCTTTTGTGATGTGTTTGTTTTGTCATTTCTTTATGGGTGACTAGGAAGGGTAGTAAAATCCAGTTGTGTTCAGTCCCTTTAAAAATAAGAGAACATATACATCTATATTTGAACAATAATTACAAGTTTAAAGTAAAATAACCTAAAGCTGACACGTATATAATCGCCATCTGTACCGCATTTCAGAGAAAACGTATAAGCTAGCAGTGATCTTTGAAAATTCAGCTAGTGCCTAGTATTAACCTAAGAACATCTAAatatgattagtctatatttaatacttcaaatataaaaagattttttttcaaaaactttacacgcAGGATGCATCTAAACAAAAACATCTCGCGGCGAGTACAAAACTTAAATGCTTTCGAGTGTACCGTACCCCTTTGATCCTCGATTGTGACAAACACGGGCGCCTCTTCCCTTCCACAAAAGCTTCCAAGGTAATGTTCCCACGGGCAAGGGCGACAACCATATACAATTTACAAATGGCGCCGACTGGTCACCAGTCGATCTTCACGAGCTTTTTTGTCTAAAGATGATATAGGTATAGCCCAACTACCATAAGCTGATCATGCATGCATCCCTAGCTAGTTTAGCTGTCTGGGCCAGTGGCATACATACATCTGCTTTTATGTATTCCCCTACTTGCTCATAGTAATAAACAAATTATCATTGCCTCTGTTTTCTATTGTTCAGCTTCTTATCCATGAAATGACTTGAGCTCCAGCAACTGTGCCTACAGCCTCCCTGCTATACCGGGCCCCTGCACATGCATGCTCCAATCAAGTTCCGGCCGGTCTGTCGATGCGAGGGTGCCCTACACGCATGTGCAGACCATACTTGTGTTTGATTTGCTCTCGTTTTAATTAATAGAAAAAAACCAAGCTTTGTTTGAGCCGGGGATCATGGGTATGGTTCCATGGACAAAGTCTATCATACGCATGAGCGCGCAACTACTAGCTAGCTACAGGACGTACGTATACGCCCCCGGTTTGGTTGTTTTAAAATCGGTGAACTGAATGCTTACGAAACCGGCCGGGTTTAGCTAACTAGCTCCAAGGTGTACTCCCGTGTATGATCTGCACGACCGATATACGTAGTGCGTCTGATGAACTGCATCGCACATGAAGAAGGATGGAATACATGTGTGTGTAGTAGTTGATGGCCATTATGTTCAGATGATTTGAATCATGACGTTTCAGTCCATGAGGGGGTATATACTATACGTATACGATAATTTCCACACGGTTGTTGATGTTGACACGGAAAGAACTTTCTCGATCGACAAAAATATTAGAGCACAATCAGTTCGCAGTGCATGTTACCAAAGTGCTAGAAATGGAACATGTAATACAAGTTGATTAGAACAAGGGAGAACAACCTCGAAAGAAAAACATATAGAAACACATGAccgcagaagaagaagaaaacggtTGCGTGTGGACTTGATCGTCGCACAGCTAACAGAGGCACGAGCACTAGGTTGTTCGTGAACAGCATTACCAGCATTTTCCTCACTGGAATTAAAAATCTGCAGAAACGATCATTATTACTCGCTCTCTGGTCAATGCACAACCGTACTTTCCATCATGAAAAAAcacatcttcttttttttttgccactgATGAAactaatcaaaattaattaaatcgGCAGAAACGATTGCATGCTCGGTCCCCCGGCCGGTGGTCAATGGCTTGGCCGGGCGAGCTATAGCTTGCAAGCACTTAGGGTTGGTGCACGGCCCTATTCCTTCAATCAATGGAGCCATCGATGATCCGTCACTTGCATCGTCGGTAGTACTTTCTTTCCCCGTGTGTCATCTGCACGaaaaagcccccccccccccccccccccccccccctcctcgcTTGCATTGAACAACTGCAAGCACACGTGATCGATTGGCAAACACGCGGGACTGTGCCAACAAAAGGAAGGTGCATGCCTACCGTGGATCGATCCATCGGCgccttttttagttttttttcgcgaccgtgcctgggCACATTTTTCATTAAAATGAGAAGAGAATAAAGTACATCAAGCGAGTTGGTTACAGAGAAAAGGAACCAACCCGGCACACACTTTAGTTTTGACCTGTTATTttgtttctgcaaaaataaactATGAAGTCAGTGTCATCATCGATCGGTAATCGATGCTGGTCCCAATTAAATTTGGAGTACTATGGCCTCGCCGCAAGTCTTGGGGTTACTTTTTTTGCTTTCTTTTCGTGCATGAATCCGACGTTTTAACAGCTAGCTCATGGATCGATCGTTGAGGTCAGATGATGAGACGAGTTCTGGGCACGCACCACAGTACAGGGCATATGTAAAATATAATtcagcatttgttactctttcttctcctttcaAAGTGACCACCAATTTGAATTTTGCTGCTGATTATTgatatttttatttctttataatatgttaatatatatttatcttTGTATTAATAATTGAAGCTTTCTTTTGGACCTCATGAGACACGCTATAAAAATAGATAAATTCAAGAGGTTTTTTTTCAGAATTAGAAATAAGAAACATCCAACCATCAATCTGGTACGTTCTAATAATCATGGTCATTGGACCTATTATGGTTTATGAAAAGTTACCCACACCTCTGCCAATATAAGCAATATATAAGTAAGCATCTAAATCTGTATGTAAATTATAGACCGCTGGTATTATGAAAAATAACCTAAAATAACCCCTAATCGTTGCCGAAATTACCTACATATATCATTATACAAAGATATATGAAAGCACACAATTTATGATTCAAAAGTGCCTATATCTACCATTATTAATATAGAAAATATTAAATTATGGTATACGTGCATGATGTGTCAGCGTATAAAACAAATATACATGTATGGAAGAAGCAGTGAGAATACAAATTTCCATGTTAAACCAATAGCTCTAACCGAGGGTTCAGTTGGTCACATGTCAAACAGGTATAGATGTGTGGTGCAAAGTGAAAAAAATAAACATGACTGAATAGATTATATAGActcatcttactattactaatttgAGACTCCTTTTGAGCATGTACGTGaaaccacctaggatcctagataaacactctaaaaaatagagaaataccagaaattctcacaaaaattagaaacatccgACCATCAAtctgacaactctaatcataacaGTCATTGAatttgttatcttttctaataaattatccatctgtgctattataaaaatagactaaaataatccctaaatatgtatctaaattacccacctcaagcattataaaaaaatataaagtaatcccctaatcttcatgtaaattacccacctatgccactacaaaaataatacaaataaccccctaaattttcatataaattatccaattacaTCATTATTAAATTTTATGTAACCCGtaaatctaaatctaaattatataattatatatagcagaatattaaagtgcaccaatgtaaaattctaaattaatatctctatcattattaatttattatttatgttattttttatataaatactacccacgatccTAGTTATTGGGACCGGAGCCTCTACTGGTCTGAGTCACCTAAAAGATCGGACATGCAAATGAACTGGAGAAAACCGCTCGGACCGCCGGTTTTTAGACTGAAACTGCTATAAAACCGGGCAAATAAACCGCAGCGGGCCAGAAAAGACCGGGGCGAAGGGAACCGCTGGAGCAAATCATGGTGAAAAGGGAGGGGCGCGCTAAAAATGGGCTAAAAATGGCCCAGGTCTGGGAGATGGGGTTCGAACGCTCCACCTCGGGCTTATAGGATGGAAAGGATCCAACCACCATGATAGAGTAATGTTTGTGACTTTTGCATATAACTTGAACTAATTGAACCGGATTGAACCGTCGGCCTAACCAGTTGAACCAATCAAACCGTGAACCGAGAGCCCGAGCGGTTCATTGTCCGGTCCGGTCCTAATAACTATGCCcacgatatgtgtcaccatgttTTCATGCATGATGGAAGAGATACCAATTCagaaacaaatagttcaattaaatatattaaACACAGATGGAGGTGAGGTGacatgcaaaatgaaatctattgcaactcgATAACGATAactatatattttagagtatgcgttagaatatttaatagatgaaagagtgtgtgagatagataattataattattagctataaatattttttatattaattataaTTAACCCATGCAGAAGCACGAGTTGATAGGCTAGTTGGTAACTATGCCTACCACAACCTGATAAAGATAAGTCGGTATCTATATGACAGTTGTGTCATAATATTtaacaaaaaaagagaaagataaaTAATTTTCATTATTAGCTATGAGTCCTAATAATCTaatattttcataaatttt contains:
- the LOC120706646 gene encoding peroxidase 2-like, whose translation is MRLSAAVLCALVAVQAAVLLAAAPAAQAGELQVGYYGKKCKGLENIVKWHVIRALKANRRTGAALVRLLFHDCFVRGCDGSVLLDASYENPHPEKEAPVNIGLAAFDLLEEIKAAVEDRCPGVVSCSDLLIYAARDASSILSNGHVHFDVPAGRLDGFVSKAEEAQAELPDSADDVKKLIANFARKNFTVEELVILSGAHSIGQGHCSSFAGRLSEPADQIKPAYRELLKYKCSQGSNPTVDNNVRDENYDVVARYTPGFASRVRKIPDFLDNSYYHNNLGKIVTFHSDWTLLTDKEAFGHVKEYAENGTLWDEDFADSLVKLSKLPMPAGSKGEIRKKCSVINHRLY